A single window of Drosophila suzukii chromosome 3, CBGP_Dsuzu_IsoJpt1.0, whole genome shotgun sequence DNA harbors:
- the LOC118878125 gene encoding uncharacterized protein has translation MCSKINNLQVMMMILCLVPENTSKLEYTNIICTSLDTNFSTFDYCYIKPINRTYKYISFKAKLLKTPVTKIKLNFAWFKRVNGYRPFLYNITVDSCRFLKNPSSQPIAEFFYELFRSHSNMNHTCPYDHDIIVDKLSASFLNHKLTKVLPVPEGQYLMETHWFAYDILRASVKFYVLIS, from the exons ATGtgttcaaaaataaataatttacaagtgatgatgatgattttGTGTTTAGTTCCCGAG AACACATCAAAGTTAGAGTACACAAACATCATATGCACTTCTCTGGATACAAATTTTTCCACATTTGATTATTGCTACATAAAACCCATAAACCGGACATACAAGTATATTTCCTTCAAAGCGAAACTGTTAAAGACACCTGTTACTAAAATTAAG TTAAACTTCGCATGGTTTAAACGGGTGAATGGTTACAGGCCGTTTCTTTATAACATAACAGTGGATTCATGCCGCTTTCTAAAAAATCCCAGTTCTCAACCTATAGCTGAGTTTTTTTATGAGCTCTTTCGGTCTCACTCCAACATGAACCATACATGCCCTTACGAT CATGATATCATTGTCGACAAGTTATCCGCCTCCTTCTTGAACCACAAATTAACGAAAGTTTTGCCTGTTCCGGAAGGACAATACCTGATGGAGACACATTGGTTCGCTTATGACATTCTTCGAGCTAGTGTCAAATTCTATGTATTAATTTCTTGA